A genomic window from Flavobacterium sp. I3-2 includes:
- the recO gene encoding DNA repair protein RecO, producing the protein MLVKTKAVVFSAIRYQEKSLIVKCLTEEAGLKTYFIRNAFSKAKNAQNRVYFQPLTLLEIEADHKNKSSLEYIKSVSLAQPYHSLNIDYVKNVIAIFLAEFLSNAVKEEEPNKPLYTFIETAFLWFDNHEGTANFHLYFILELTKYLGFYFDDSDETSFYFNAREGIFVNQFNPDCFNEEETILWRKLMQFNLTDNEKYFSGNERRNLLRLLVTYYQKHIVNFKEPNALNVLIEVFS; encoded by the coding sequence ATGCTTGTTAAAACAAAAGCGGTTGTTTTTAGTGCTATTCGGTATCAAGAAAAAAGCTTAATTGTAAAATGTTTGACAGAAGAAGCTGGGCTTAAAACTTACTTTATTCGGAATGCATTTTCGAAAGCTAAAAACGCTCAGAATCGTGTGTATTTTCAGCCGTTAACTTTATTAGAAATCGAAGCAGATCATAAAAACAAATCGAGTTTAGAATACATTAAATCGGTAAGTTTAGCACAACCGTATCATTCGTTAAATATTGATTATGTAAAAAATGTCATCGCGATTTTCTTGGCCGAATTTCTTTCGAATGCTGTTAAAGAAGAAGAACCCAATAAGCCATTATATACATTCATCGAAACAGCATTTTTATGGTTTGACAATCATGAAGGAACCGCCAATTTTCATTTGTATTTTATATTAGAATTAACCAAATATTTAGGTTTTTATTTCGATGACTCAGATGAAACGTCCTTTTATTTCAATGCGCGTGAAGGTATTTTTGTAAACCAATTTAACCCGGATTGTTTTAACGAAGAAGAAACTATTTTGTGGCGCAAATTAATGCAATTTAATTTAACCGATAACGAAAAATATTTTAGCGGAAACGAAAGACGAAATTTACTACGTTTATTAGTTACTTATTATCAAAAACACATTGTAAACTTTAAAGAACCAAACGCCTTAAATGTGTTGATTGAGGTTTTTAGTTAG